In one Elephas maximus indicus isolate mEleMax1 chromosome 9, mEleMax1 primary haplotype, whole genome shotgun sequence genomic region, the following are encoded:
- the RGS3 gene encoding regulator of G-protein signaling 3 isoform X5, protein MFETEAGEKREMPLEEGKGPGAEDPSPNKDRIPGQEPPPGQDLSPNKDYSSGQEPSPPQEPLTSKDSPSCREPPPGQEPQPSKDSPPYQDPPPAQDPPLCQGLPASQEPPASQDPLLSQDLLAIQETPAQDIPPCEDMPPSRVSLPAEALAEETTGSGGPLAAIRDPPMASRPTFVIPEVRLDSAYSQEAGAEGGSSGNEEEAEEGDEGDEGEEDEDEDTSDDNYGQHSEAKRSSMIETGQGTEGGFSLRVQNSLRRRTHSEGSLLQEARGPCFASDTTLHCSDGEGASSTWAMPSPRTLKKELGRNGGSMHHLSLFFTGHRKLSGADAAGDDDEASRKRKSKNLAKDMKNKLGIFRRRNESPGAQPAGKADKVMKSFKPTSEEALKWGESLEKLLLHKYGLAVFQAFLRTEFSEENLEFWLACEDFKKVKSQSKMAAKAKKIFAEYIAIQACKEVNLDSDTREQTKNNLQSVTRGCFDLAQKRIFGLMEKDSYPRFLRSDLYLDLINQKKMSPPL, encoded by the exons ATGTTTGAGACAGAGGCAGGTGAGAAGAGGGAGATGCCCttggaggaagggaaggggccAGGTGCCGAAGATCCCTCACCCAACAAGGACCGCATTCCTGGTCAGGAGCCTCCTCCAGGACAAGACCTTTCACCCAACAAAGACTACTCTTCTGGCCAGGAACCTTCTCCTCCCCAAGAACCACTAACCAGCAAAGACTCGCCTTCCTGCAGGGAACCCCCTCCAGGCCAGGAACCCCAACCAAGCAAAGACTCCCCACCATACCAGGATCCCCCCCCAGCCCAAGACCCCCCACTCTGCCAGGGCCTTCCTGCTAGCCAAGAACCCCCTGCCAGCCAGGATCCTCTACTCAGCCAAGACCTCCTTGCTATCCAGGAAACCCCTGCCCAGGACATTCCACCCTGTGAAGACATGCCTCCCAGCCGGGTCTCCCTGCCAGCTGAGGCTCTTGCTGAGGAGACTACGGGCTCCGGGGGACCGCTAGCAGCCATCAGGGACCCTCCTATGGCCTCCAGGCCCACCTTCGTGATCCCTGAGGTCCGGCTGGATAGTGCCTACAGTCAGGAGGCAGGAGCAGAGGGGGGCAGCTCAGGAAATGAGGAGGAGGCTGAGGAAGGGGATGAAGGGGATGAGGGCGAGGAAGACGAGGACGAGGACACGAGCGATGACAACTACGGGCAGCACAGTGAAGCCAAGCGCAGCAGTATGATCGAGACGGGCCAGGGCACTGAGGGAGGCTTCTCACTGCGGGTGCAGAACTCCCTGCGGCGCCGGACACACAGCGAGGGCAGTCTGCTGCAGGAGGCCCGAGGGCCCTGCTTCGCCTCTGACACCACCTTGCACTGCTCCGACGGTGAGGGGGCATCGTCCACCTGGGCCATGCCTTCACCCCGCACCCTCAAGAAGGAACTGGGCCGCAATGGTGGCTCCATGCAccacctctctctcttcttcacgGGACACAGGAAG CTGAGCGGGGCTGATGCTGCTGGTGACGATGATGAAGCCTCCCGGAAGAGAAAGAGCAAAAACCT AGCCAAGGACATGAAGAATAAGCTGGGCATCTTCAGGCGTCGGAACGAGTCCCCCGGGGCCCAGCCAGCGGGCAAGGCAGACAAAGTGATGAAGTCATTCAA GCCCACCTCAGAGGAAGCCCTCAAGTGGGGCGAATCCTTGGAGAAGCTGCTGCTTCACAAAT ACGGGTTAGCAGtgttccaggccttccttcgcaccGAGTTTAGTGAGGAGAACCTGGAGTTCTGGCTGGCATGTGAGGACTTCAAGAAAGTCAAGTCACAATCCAAGATGGCAGCCAAAGCCAAGAAGATCTTTGCTGAATACATTGCGATCCAGGCATGCAAGGAG GTAAACCTGGACTCGGACACACGggaacaaaccaaaaacaacctGCAGAGCGTCACACGGGGCTGCTTTGACCTGGCGCAGAAGCGCATCTTCGGGCTCATGGAAAAGGACTCGTACCCTCGCTTCCTCCGCTCTGACCTCTACCTGGACCTCATTAACCAGAAGAAGATGAGTCCCCCGCTTTAG
- the RGS3 gene encoding regulator of G-protein signaling 3 isoform X4, with product MWEVEPGHLVLLFPAGTAPLGNLMFETEAGEKREMPLEEGKGPGAEDPSPNKDRIPGQEPPPGQDLSPNKDYSSGQEPSPPQEPLTSKDSPSCREPPPGQEPQPSKDSPPYQDPPPAQDPPLCQGLPASQEPPASQDPLLSQDLLAIQETPAQDIPPCEDMPPSRVSLPAEALAEETTGSGGPLAAIRDPPMASRPTFVIPEVRLDSAYSQEAGAEGGSSGNEEEAEEGDEGDEGEEDEDEDTSDDNYGQHSEAKRSSMIETGQGTEGGFSLRVQNSLRRRTHSEGSLLQEARGPCFASDTTLHCSDGEGASSTWAMPSPRTLKKELGRNGGSMHHLSLFFTGHRKLSGADAAGDDDEASRKRKSKNLAKDMKNKLGIFRRRNESPGAQPAGKADKVMKSFKPTSEEALKWGESLEKLLLHKYGLAVFQAFLRTEFSEENLEFWLACEDFKKVKSQSKMAAKAKKIFAEYIAIQACKEVNLDSDTREQTKNNLQSVTRGCFDLAQKRIFGLMEKDSYPRFLRSDLYLDLINQKKMSPPL from the exons ATGTGGGAGGTGGAACCTGGTCATTTGGTTCTGCTTTTCCCAGCAGGTACGGCTCCCCTGGGGAACTTG ATGTTTGAGACAGAGGCAGGTGAGAAGAGGGAGATGCCCttggaggaagggaaggggccAGGTGCCGAAGATCCCTCACCCAACAAGGACCGCATTCCTGGTCAGGAGCCTCCTCCAGGACAAGACCTTTCACCCAACAAAGACTACTCTTCTGGCCAGGAACCTTCTCCTCCCCAAGAACCACTAACCAGCAAAGACTCGCCTTCCTGCAGGGAACCCCCTCCAGGCCAGGAACCCCAACCAAGCAAAGACTCCCCACCATACCAGGATCCCCCCCCAGCCCAAGACCCCCCACTCTGCCAGGGCCTTCCTGCTAGCCAAGAACCCCCTGCCAGCCAGGATCCTCTACTCAGCCAAGACCTCCTTGCTATCCAGGAAACCCCTGCCCAGGACATTCCACCCTGTGAAGACATGCCTCCCAGCCGGGTCTCCCTGCCAGCTGAGGCTCTTGCTGAGGAGACTACGGGCTCCGGGGGACCGCTAGCAGCCATCAGGGACCCTCCTATGGCCTCCAGGCCCACCTTCGTGATCCCTGAGGTCCGGCTGGATAGTGCCTACAGTCAGGAGGCAGGAGCAGAGGGGGGCAGCTCAGGAAATGAGGAGGAGGCTGAGGAAGGGGATGAAGGGGATGAGGGCGAGGAAGACGAGGACGAGGACACGAGCGATGACAACTACGGGCAGCACAGTGAAGCCAAGCGCAGCAGTATGATCGAGACGGGCCAGGGCACTGAGGGAGGCTTCTCACTGCGGGTGCAGAACTCCCTGCGGCGCCGGACACACAGCGAGGGCAGTCTGCTGCAGGAGGCCCGAGGGCCCTGCTTCGCCTCTGACACCACCTTGCACTGCTCCGACGGTGAGGGGGCATCGTCCACCTGGGCCATGCCTTCACCCCGCACCCTCAAGAAGGAACTGGGCCGCAATGGTGGCTCCATGCAccacctctctctcttcttcacgGGACACAGGAAG CTGAGCGGGGCTGATGCTGCTGGTGACGATGATGAAGCCTCCCGGAAGAGAAAGAGCAAAAACCT AGCCAAGGACATGAAGAATAAGCTGGGCATCTTCAGGCGTCGGAACGAGTCCCCCGGGGCCCAGCCAGCGGGCAAGGCAGACAAAGTGATGAAGTCATTCAA GCCCACCTCAGAGGAAGCCCTCAAGTGGGGCGAATCCTTGGAGAAGCTGCTGCTTCACAAAT ACGGGTTAGCAGtgttccaggccttccttcgcaccGAGTTTAGTGAGGAGAACCTGGAGTTCTGGCTGGCATGTGAGGACTTCAAGAAAGTCAAGTCACAATCCAAGATGGCAGCCAAAGCCAAGAAGATCTTTGCTGAATACATTGCGATCCAGGCATGCAAGGAG GTAAACCTGGACTCGGACACACGggaacaaaccaaaaacaacctGCAGAGCGTCACACGGGGCTGCTTTGACCTGGCGCAGAAGCGCATCTTCGGGCTCATGGAAAAGGACTCGTACCCTCGCTTCCTCCGCTCTGACCTCTACCTGGACCTCATTAACCAGAAGAAGATGAGTCCCCCGCTTTAG
- the RGS3 gene encoding regulator of G-protein signaling 3 isoform X7: MLRGMYLTRNGNLQRRHTMKEAKDMKNKLGIFRRRNESPGAQPAGKADKVMKSFKPTSEEALKWGESLEKLLLHKYGLAVFQAFLRTEFSEENLEFWLACEDFKKVKSQSKMAAKAKKIFAEYIAIQACKEVNLDSDTREQTKNNLQSVTRGCFDLAQKRIFGLMEKDSYPRFLRSDLYLDLINQKKMSPPL; encoded by the exons ATGCTCCGAGGCATGTACCTCACGCGCAACGGGAACCTGCAGAGGCGGCACACAATGAAGGA AGCCAAGGACATGAAGAATAAGCTGGGCATCTTCAGGCGTCGGAACGAGTCCCCCGGGGCCCAGCCAGCGGGCAAGGCAGACAAAGTGATGAAGTCATTCAA GCCCACCTCAGAGGAAGCCCTCAAGTGGGGCGAATCCTTGGAGAAGCTGCTGCTTCACAAAT ACGGGTTAGCAGtgttccaggccttccttcgcaccGAGTTTAGTGAGGAGAACCTGGAGTTCTGGCTGGCATGTGAGGACTTCAAGAAAGTCAAGTCACAATCCAAGATGGCAGCCAAAGCCAAGAAGATCTTTGCTGAATACATTGCGATCCAGGCATGCAAGGAG GTAAACCTGGACTCGGACACACGggaacaaaccaaaaacaacctGCAGAGCGTCACACGGGGCTGCTTTGACCTGGCGCAGAAGCGCATCTTCGGGCTCATGGAAAAGGACTCGTACCCTCGCTTCCTCCGCTCTGACCTCTACCTGGACCTCATTAACCAGAAGAAGATGAGTCCCCCGCTTTAG
- the RGS3 gene encoding regulator of G-protein signaling 3 isoform X8 yields MKNKLGIFRRRNESPGAQPAGKADKVMKSFKPTSEEALKWGESLEKLLLHKYGLAVFQAFLRTEFSEENLEFWLACEDFKKVKSQSKMAAKAKKIFAEYIAIQACKEVNLDSDTREQTKNNLQSVTRGCFDLAQKRIFGLMEKDSYPRFLRSDLYLDLINQKKMSPPL; encoded by the exons ATGAAGAATAAGCTGGGCATCTTCAGGCGTCGGAACGAGTCCCCCGGGGCCCAGCCAGCGGGCAAGGCAGACAAAGTGATGAAGTCATTCAA GCCCACCTCAGAGGAAGCCCTCAAGTGGGGCGAATCCTTGGAGAAGCTGCTGCTTCACAAAT ACGGGTTAGCAGtgttccaggccttccttcgcaccGAGTTTAGTGAGGAGAACCTGGAGTTCTGGCTGGCATGTGAGGACTTCAAGAAAGTCAAGTCACAATCCAAGATGGCAGCCAAAGCCAAGAAGATCTTTGCTGAATACATTGCGATCCAGGCATGCAAGGAG GTAAACCTGGACTCGGACACACGggaacaaaccaaaaacaacctGCAGAGCGTCACACGGGGCTGCTTTGACCTGGCGCAGAAGCGCATCTTCGGGCTCATGGAAAAGGACTCGTACCCTCGCTTCCTCCGCTCTGACCTCTACCTGGACCTCATTAACCAGAAGAAGATGAGTCCCCCGCTTTAG